Proteins found in one Desulfovibrio sp. UIB00 genomic segment:
- the rbr gene encoding rubrerythrin, protein MKSLKGSQTEKNILTAFAGESQARNRYDYFAGRAKNDGFVLVQEIFVETALQEKEHAKRLFKFLEGGDVEITAAYPAGVIADSEANLIAAASGENHEHTVMYPEFAATADKEGFSEVAAVMRQIAVAEAYHEKRFLTLAKDIKEGRMFMRTKPTIWRCLNCGCLVEGDHAPEMCPACAHPKAYFAELNYTF, encoded by the coding sequence ATGAAATCGCTGAAAGGCAGCCAGACGGAAAAAAATATTCTTACAGCCTTTGCTGGTGAATCTCAGGCGCGTAACCGCTATGACTACTTTGCCGGGCGGGCCAAGAATGACGGTTTTGTGCTGGTGCAGGAAATTTTTGTAGAAACCGCCTTGCAGGAAAAAGAACACGCCAAGCGCCTGTTCAAGTTTCTTGAAGGCGGAGATGTTGAAATTACGGCGGCGTACCCTGCCGGGGTCATAGCTGACAGCGAAGCCAACCTTATCGCAGCCGCCAGTGGCGAAAACCACGAGCACACCGTCATGTATCCTGAATTTGCGGCTACGGCTGACAAAGAAGGTTTTTCCGAAGTTGCTGCCGTCATGCGCCAGATTGCCGTTGCCGAGGCCTACCATGAAAAGCGTTTTCTTACGCTTGCCAAAGATATCAAGGAAGGGCGCATGTTCATGCGTACAAAGCCCACAATATGGCGTTGCCTGAACTGCGGCTGTCTTGTGGAGGGCGACCACGCTCCCGAGATG